From one Paramormyrops kingsleyae isolate MSU_618 chromosome 1, PKINGS_0.4, whole genome shotgun sequence genomic stretch:
- the LOC111842401 gene encoding metabotropic glutamate receptor 3-like isoform X2: MTTRLPAPLPLLLLLARGLTSLGDASFGKKEIKIDGDLVLGGLFPVHEKGAGTEECGRINEDRGIQRLEAMLFAIDEINRDPALLPGVTLGVHILDTCSRDTYALEQALEFVRASLTKVDDTEFICPDGSYALQDNVPLAIAGVIGGSYSSVSIQVANLLRLFQIPQISYASTSAKLSDKSRYDYFARTVPPDFYQAKAMAEILRFFNWTYVSTVASEGDYGETGIEAFEQEARLRNICIATSEKVGRSNVKKSYEAVIRQLMQKPNARVAVLFMRSDDARELLAAAARLAVSFTWIASDGWGAQESIVKGHEIAAEGAITLELAAHPVEEFSRYFQYLDPGKNRRNPWYKDFWEQKFQCSLGGEASRKPCGKHLAIDRTNFEQESKIMFVVNAVYAMAHALHKMQRTLCANTTRLCDAMKPLDGRKLYRDYLLNVNFRAPFSPSGVDNVVKFDAFGDGMGRYNIFNYQRRGDRYGYVHVGEWAETLTLNSELMQWPRLSVPTSQCSDPCARNEMKKMQAGEFCCWICTPCEPYEYLADELTCVPCTAGQWPTEDLTGCYDLPEDYIMWEDAWAIGPVAIACVGIICTSLVAGIFIRHNNTPLVKASGRELCYILLLGVLMSYSMTFFFIAKPSPAICALRRLGLSTSFAVCYSALLTKTNRIARIFGGVKDGAQRPRFISPSSQVFICLSLISVQLLLVSIWLLLEAPGTRRFTLPEKRETVILKCNARDSSMLLSLAYDVLLVVLCTVYAFKTRKCPENFNEAKFIGFTMYTTCIIWLAFLPIFYVTSSDYRVQTTTMCISVSLSGFVVLGCLFAPKVHIIAFQPQKNVTSHRLNLNRFSVSGTATTYSHASGGANYVPTVCNGREIVDSTTSSL; this comes from the exons GCGTCACGCTGGGCGTGCACATCCTGGACACGTGCTCCCGCGACACCTACGCGCTGGAGCAGGCGCTCGAGTTCGTGCGCGCCTCCCTCACCAAGGTGGACGACACCGAGTTCATCTGCCCCGACGGCTCGTACGCCCTGCAGGACAACGTGCCGCTAGCCATCGCAGGGGTCATCGGCGGCTCCTACAGCAGTGTGTCCATACAG gtggCCAACTTGCTGCGGCTGTTCCAAATCCCCCAGATCAGCTACGCCTCCACCAGCGCCAAGCTGAGCGACAAATCCCGCTATGACTACTTCGCCCGGACGGTGCCTCCCGACTTCTACCAGGCCAAGGCCATGGCGGAGATCCTGCGCTTCTTCAACTGGACGTACGTGTCGACGGTGGCGTCCGAGGGAGACTACGGCGAGACGGGCATCGAGGCCTTCGAGCAGGAGGCGCGGCTGCGTAACATCTGCATCGCCACCTCTGAGAAGGTGGGCCGCTCCAACGTCAAGAAGTCATACGAGGCCGTCATCCGGCAGCTGATGCAGAAGCCCAACGCCCGCGTGGCCGTGCTCTTCATGCGCAGCGATGACGCTCGAGAGCTGCTGGCCGCCGCCGCCCGCCTAGCCGTCTCCTTCACCTGGATCGCCAGCGATGGCTGGGGGGCGCAGGAGAGCATTGTCAAGGGCCACGAGATAGCGGCCGAGGGCGCCATCACGCTGGAGCTGGCCGCCCATCCTGTGGAGGAATTCAGCCGCTACTTCCAATACCTGGACCCGGGAAAGAACAGACGCAACCCCTGGTACAAGGACTTCTGGGAGCAGAAGTTCCAGTGCTCACTGGGTGGGGAAGCATCACGCAAGCCGTGTGGGAAGCACCTGGCCATAGACCGCACCAACTTCGAACAGGAGTCCAAGATCATGTTCGTGGTGAACGCCGTCTACGCCATGGCGCACGCGCTGCACAAGATGCAGCGGACGTTGTGCGCCAACACGACGCGCCTATGCGACGCCATGAAGCCGCTGGACGGGAGGAAGCTGTACAGGGATTACCTGCTCAACGTCAACTTCAGGG CACCTTTCTCTCCGTCCGGCGTGGACAATGTGGTGAAGTTCGACGCCTTCGGCGACGGCATGGGCCGCTACAACATCTTCAACTACCAGAGGCGGGGCGACAGGTACGGCTACGTGCATGTGGGCGAGTGGGCGGAGACGCTGACGCTCAACAGCGAGCTGATGCAGTGGCCCCGCCTCTCGGTGCCCACGTCGCAGTGCAGCGACCCCTGCGCCCGCAACGAGATGAAGAAGATGCAGGCGGGCGAGTTCTGCTGCTGGATCTGCACGCCGTGTGAGCCCTACGAGTACCTGGCCGACGAGCTGACCTGCGTGCCCTGCACGGCTGGCCAGTGGCCGACCGAGGACCTGACAGGCTGTTACGACCTGCCTGAGGACTATATCATGTGGGAGGATGCCTGGGCCATCGGGCCTGTGGCCATCGCCTGTGTGGGAATCATCTGCACCTCCCTGGTAGCTGGCATCTTCATCCGGCACAACAACACGCCGCTGGTGAAGGCATCTGGCCGTGAGCTCTGCTATATTCTGCTGTTGGGCGTCCTCATGTCCTACTCCATGACGTTCTTCTTCATCGCCAAGCCATCGCCGGCCATCTGTGCCCTGCGCCGCCTTGGCCTGAGCACCTCCTTCGCCGTCTGCTACTCGGCACTGCTCACCAAGACCAACCGCATCGCCCGCATCTTCGGCGGCGTCAAGGACGGCGCCCAGCGTCCGCGCTTCATCAGCCCAAGCTCCCAGGTCTTCATCTGCCTGAGCCTCATCTCCGTCCAGCTGCTCCTGGTGTCCATCTGGCTGCTGCTGGAGGCGCCGGGGACGCGGCGCTTCACCCTGCCGGAGAAGCGCGAGACGGTCATCCTGAAGTGCAACGCGCGCgactccagcatgctgctgtccCTGGCCTATGACGTGCTGCTTGTCGTCCTGTGTACCGTGTACGCCTTCAAGACCAGGAAGTGTCCCGAGAACTTCAACGAGGCCAAGTTCATCGGCTTCACGATGTACACCACCTGCATCATCTGGCTGGCCTTCCTACCCATCTTCTACGTGACCTCCAGCGACTACAGA GTACAGACCACCACCATGTGCATATCGGTCAGTCTGAGTGGCTTCGTGGTGCTGGGCTGCCTGTTTGCCCCCAAGGTTCACATCATCGCGTTCCAGCCGCAGAAGAACGTCACCAGCCACCGGCTGAACCTGAACCGCTTCAGCGTCAGTGGCACGGCCACTACCTACTCGCACG CGTCGGGGGGTGCCAATTACGTCCCGACTGTCTGCAACGGGAGAGAGATTGTGGACTCAACCACCTCGTCCTTGTAA
- the LOC111842401 gene encoding metabotropic glutamate receptor 3-like isoform X1, with amino-acid sequence MTTRLPAPLPLLLLLARGLTSLGDASFGKKEIKIDGDLVLGGLFPVHEKGAGTEECGRINEDRGIQRLEAMLFAIDEINRDPALLPGVTLGVHILDTCSRDTYALEQALEFVRASLTKVDDTEFICPDGSYALQDNVPLAIAGVIGGSYSSVSIQVANLLRLFQIPQISYASTSAKLSDKSRYDYFARTVPPDFYQAKAMAEILRFFNWTYVSTVASEGDYGETGIEAFEQEARLRNICIATSEKVGRSNVKKSYEAVIRQLMQKPNARVAVLFMRSDDARELLAAAARLAVSFTWIASDGWGAQESIVKGHEIAAEGAITLELAAHPVEEFSRYFQYLDPGKNRRNPWYKDFWEQKFQCSLGGEASRKPCGKHLAIDRTNFEQESKIMFVVNAVYAMAHALHKMQRTLCANTTRLCDAMKPLDGRKLYRDYLLNVNFRAPFSPSGVDNVVKFDAFGDGMGRYNIFNYQRRGDRYGYVHVGEWAETLTLNSELMQWPRLSVPTSQCSDPCARNEMKKMQAGEFCCWICTPCEPYEYLADELTCVPCTAGQWPTEDLTGCYDLPEDYIMWEDAWAIGPVAIACVGIICTSLVAGIFIRHNNTPLVKASGRELCYILLLGVLMSYSMTFFFIAKPSPAICALRRLGLSTSFAVCYSALLTKTNRIARIFGGVKDGAQRPRFISPSSQVFICLSLISVQLLLVSIWLLLEAPGTRRFTLPEKRETVILKCNARDSSMLLSLAYDVLLVVLCTVYAFKTRKCPENFNEAKFIGFTMYTTCIIWLAFLPIFYVTSSDYRVQTTTMCISVSLSGFVVLGCLFAPKVHIIAFQPQKNVTSHRLNLNRFSVSGTATTYSHGEASAASGGANYVPTVCNGREIVDSTTSSL; translated from the exons GCGTCACGCTGGGCGTGCACATCCTGGACACGTGCTCCCGCGACACCTACGCGCTGGAGCAGGCGCTCGAGTTCGTGCGCGCCTCCCTCACCAAGGTGGACGACACCGAGTTCATCTGCCCCGACGGCTCGTACGCCCTGCAGGACAACGTGCCGCTAGCCATCGCAGGGGTCATCGGCGGCTCCTACAGCAGTGTGTCCATACAG gtggCCAACTTGCTGCGGCTGTTCCAAATCCCCCAGATCAGCTACGCCTCCACCAGCGCCAAGCTGAGCGACAAATCCCGCTATGACTACTTCGCCCGGACGGTGCCTCCCGACTTCTACCAGGCCAAGGCCATGGCGGAGATCCTGCGCTTCTTCAACTGGACGTACGTGTCGACGGTGGCGTCCGAGGGAGACTACGGCGAGACGGGCATCGAGGCCTTCGAGCAGGAGGCGCGGCTGCGTAACATCTGCATCGCCACCTCTGAGAAGGTGGGCCGCTCCAACGTCAAGAAGTCATACGAGGCCGTCATCCGGCAGCTGATGCAGAAGCCCAACGCCCGCGTGGCCGTGCTCTTCATGCGCAGCGATGACGCTCGAGAGCTGCTGGCCGCCGCCGCCCGCCTAGCCGTCTCCTTCACCTGGATCGCCAGCGATGGCTGGGGGGCGCAGGAGAGCATTGTCAAGGGCCACGAGATAGCGGCCGAGGGCGCCATCACGCTGGAGCTGGCCGCCCATCCTGTGGAGGAATTCAGCCGCTACTTCCAATACCTGGACCCGGGAAAGAACAGACGCAACCCCTGGTACAAGGACTTCTGGGAGCAGAAGTTCCAGTGCTCACTGGGTGGGGAAGCATCACGCAAGCCGTGTGGGAAGCACCTGGCCATAGACCGCACCAACTTCGAACAGGAGTCCAAGATCATGTTCGTGGTGAACGCCGTCTACGCCATGGCGCACGCGCTGCACAAGATGCAGCGGACGTTGTGCGCCAACACGACGCGCCTATGCGACGCCATGAAGCCGCTGGACGGGAGGAAGCTGTACAGGGATTACCTGCTCAACGTCAACTTCAGGG CACCTTTCTCTCCGTCCGGCGTGGACAATGTGGTGAAGTTCGACGCCTTCGGCGACGGCATGGGCCGCTACAACATCTTCAACTACCAGAGGCGGGGCGACAGGTACGGCTACGTGCATGTGGGCGAGTGGGCGGAGACGCTGACGCTCAACAGCGAGCTGATGCAGTGGCCCCGCCTCTCGGTGCCCACGTCGCAGTGCAGCGACCCCTGCGCCCGCAACGAGATGAAGAAGATGCAGGCGGGCGAGTTCTGCTGCTGGATCTGCACGCCGTGTGAGCCCTACGAGTACCTGGCCGACGAGCTGACCTGCGTGCCCTGCACGGCTGGCCAGTGGCCGACCGAGGACCTGACAGGCTGTTACGACCTGCCTGAGGACTATATCATGTGGGAGGATGCCTGGGCCATCGGGCCTGTGGCCATCGCCTGTGTGGGAATCATCTGCACCTCCCTGGTAGCTGGCATCTTCATCCGGCACAACAACACGCCGCTGGTGAAGGCATCTGGCCGTGAGCTCTGCTATATTCTGCTGTTGGGCGTCCTCATGTCCTACTCCATGACGTTCTTCTTCATCGCCAAGCCATCGCCGGCCATCTGTGCCCTGCGCCGCCTTGGCCTGAGCACCTCCTTCGCCGTCTGCTACTCGGCACTGCTCACCAAGACCAACCGCATCGCCCGCATCTTCGGCGGCGTCAAGGACGGCGCCCAGCGTCCGCGCTTCATCAGCCCAAGCTCCCAGGTCTTCATCTGCCTGAGCCTCATCTCCGTCCAGCTGCTCCTGGTGTCCATCTGGCTGCTGCTGGAGGCGCCGGGGACGCGGCGCTTCACCCTGCCGGAGAAGCGCGAGACGGTCATCCTGAAGTGCAACGCGCGCgactccagcatgctgctgtccCTGGCCTATGACGTGCTGCTTGTCGTCCTGTGTACCGTGTACGCCTTCAAGACCAGGAAGTGTCCCGAGAACTTCAACGAGGCCAAGTTCATCGGCTTCACGATGTACACCACCTGCATCATCTGGCTGGCCTTCCTACCCATCTTCTACGTGACCTCCAGCGACTACAGA GTACAGACCACCACCATGTGCATATCGGTCAGTCTGAGTGGCTTCGTGGTGCTGGGCTGCCTGTTTGCCCCCAAGGTTCACATCATCGCGTTCCAGCCGCAGAAGAACGTCACCAGCCACCGGCTGAACCTGAACCGCTTCAGCGTCAGTGGCACGGCCACTACCTACTCGCACGGTGAGGCCTCAGCGG CGTCGGGGGGTGCCAATTACGTCCCGACTGTCTGCAACGGGAGAGAGATTGTGGACTCAACCACCTCGTCCTTGTAA